A single genomic interval of Anopheles merus strain MAF unplaced genomic scaffold, AmerM5.1 LNR4000487, whole genome shotgun sequence harbors:
- the LOC121602522 gene encoding LOW QUALITY PROTEIN: uncharacterized protein LOC121602522 (The sequence of the model RefSeq protein was modified relative to this genomic sequence to represent the inferred CDS: inserted 1 base in 1 codon), with product MGLNNRDKQTKLKTQSLLDSERAGQQTVTTVTVDHGTVAMPLESMATVSSSTANSSSSFQQSSSSSSSSTSKVQSSAVESTVQRKSSDGRVISEVREQGSKKDGPKFSTVSSMRSEANRAKQIDSFIEEIHHIASDTIGSTALIGAPAGMELPAGTVTQKTVLLSGGESARKQSYVSESVGGGHTTLQSSVSGDASQQVISTIGPSKIEISKMALDSSAVSSSSTSKVMQSSSSAITKKEQQQSSSLSSSSQSAMRSEKNVSESSAISSSHKSESKQSKSSHTTSSSSSSSSTSKLMSSAQSKAQSVSETFQSSAHGTSDSAQSGRQTDTLSMNGGRQSLSTVQSSHLPDHSTYDQKSFQLVDGDGKTRQQHDSQSYSMAQSQAPTTKIVYDSAGNQITSTSSSYQAAQGYSTSSFQSSDGVDLSKSAKDSSAGTAKLRQTANNQNQVLYDTAGNRITTTGSSSYQAAQGYSSSSFQSSEAMDSKSSNDYMSSTSTSTKQSHNVSTSKGMTSSSAKDSIIDSTTLDNYSVQLHDSSTGQQHSNNMLMKTESAHTVASLSSAHDALASTIQSTQLITESASEAQQRQQHSESTKTYETSSHYAQMDEESRSRRKTSEYREQRESNAAILKRKIYDEHGRRLNLIDEKIVPKDIVTADLQDDVTNVTKTSFEAKLFNPKLKRWELVDQKTILEKDITTDIPVEIVQELEVERPELANITTTIQMTKVYDAKTKQWKTIDQKKHIDVLEKITFLEESSGRSELDESERTKNMKSMDMVDRVTIKEVSDLSDQKRNQINKTSKRTDQQTIQEQCICEICTCGRHNCYNCGGGTATTQTKSSKYTATSNSENFYHQENFTSELSAQATSGRRGTWTIEDAEDHLNRRESYTIEHSSTANETSERRLTWTKDDLEKVDVTKLKADYVRPKPIKHEDNLKPEGAFTVPERAGYTPGERVKPIKPDDNLRPEGEFSTPEKLQYRPAERPKQVRPEDNLRPEGDFEKPEKPQYRPAERPKQIKPEDNLRTEGEFQAPERPEYRPGERPKPVRHDDNLRPEGDFERPEKSPFRPAERPKQVRPEDNLRPEGEFSTPEKHQYRPAERPKQVRPEDNLRPEGDFEKPEKPQYSPAERPKQIKPEDNLRTEGEFQAPERPEYRPGERPKPVRHDDNLRPEGDFERPEKSPFRPAERPKQIRPEDNLRPEGEFSTPEKPQYRPAERPKQVRPEDNLRPEGDFEKPEKPQYRPAERPKQIKPEDNLRTEGEFQTPERPEYRPGERPKPIRPDDNLRPEGDFERPEKSPFRPAERPKQVRPEDNLRPEGEFSTPEKPQYRPAERPKQVRPQDNLKPEGDFERPQPTIVGKAERAQIVRHEDNLYMEGNFERTEKTVYISGERPKPIRPDDNLRPEGDFERPEKSPFRPAERPKQVRPEDNLRPEGEFSTPEKPQYRPAERPKQVRPEDNLRPEGDFEKPEKPQYRPAERPKQIKPEDNLRTEGEFQAPERPEYRPGERPKPIRPDDNLRPEGDFERPEKSPFRPAERPKQVRPEDNLRPEGEFSTPEKPQYRPAERPKQVRPEDNLRPEGDFEKPEKPQYRPAERPKQIKPEDNLRTEGEFQAPERPEYRPGERPKPVRHDDNLRPEGDFERPEKSPFRPAERPKQVRPEDNLRPEGEFSTPEKPQYRPAERPKQVRPEDNLRPEGDFEKPEKPQYRPAERPKQIKPEDNLRTEGEFQTPERPEYRPGERPKPIRPDDNLRPEGDFERPEKSPFRPAERPKQVRPEDNLRPEGEFSTPEKPQYRPAERPKQVRPEDNLRPEGDFEKPEKPQYRPAERPKQIKPEDNLRTEGEFQAPERPEYRPGERPKPVRHDDNLRPEGDFERPEKSPFRPAERPKQVRPXDNLRPEGEFSTPEKHQYRPAERPKQVRPEDNLRPEGDFEKPEKPQYRPAERPKQIKPEDNLRTEGEFQAPERPEYRPGERPKPVRHDDNLRPEGDFERPEKSPFRPAERPKQVRPEDNLRPEGEFSTPEKPQYRPAERPKQVRPEDNLRPEGDFEKPEKPQYRPAERPKQIRPEDNLRTEGEFQTPERPEYRPGERPKPVRHDDNLRPEGDFERPEKSPFRPAERPKQVRPEDNLKPEGGFEKPEKHQYRPAERPKQVKPLDNLRPEGDFERPKPTPVGKPDRAQIVKHEDNLRVEGNFERVEKTVFVAGERPKPIKPDDNLRPEGDFMTPEKQQFRPAERPKQIKPQDNLRPEGDFERPQKSPIGPGERPKPIRHDDNLRPEGSFERPEKATFKPAERPKQIRPEDNLRTEGEFEKPEKPQFRPAERPKQVKPQDNLQIEGDYNTFKEYTEQKQRKEAILKEVHEPGIADGAVLVTTQTVTTILKGEKKQPTGRQVTSSEVHDHATRSESESFTHSHSQHQQQHHTSEQVSSSTAINRAQRIEASTNERDQTTSQRSATKHSQSIHDVSGRNVAESITNHSQHHVVNGKTVVGGMTEHQSHSSHSLQSSSSSSKVHQTSSSTMQQHSSAIKSSSSSSSSNTHQHQDSLHQLRHGETRHTRTNGTIVTGDDGGPMPGGVQHHTREQVTGSQVSSSSSKVVIDGKVVTDKSASSKLASEKLAIDGVVVTDKSFVERQKTGFDGMESISNVQTTGQSVHGATSSNLQDTTTASMGSHSSTKTQSQTRSTNNIIHAESSTNGHPVGRRNGSLTTSSQAGSGQMAETQVKKLIGGKWVTKTIKTESKSFAQDQHQHGAVHGDSKMVHSDHVARQQHQTQSAGTEMHSHSMSTSSSSVSKSQSSSTIVSDKTVQRGVRETTVSAGSPSGRPAAGARGGSSIVLGESTIDSSSSKRQQTSTTTKLIGGKLVHVTNASDSNNNSSAGKASAQNASNAHHSSLQEQLSSQTASSTSTASNVMKSSRTSESSTTRNTSTIGQQSSTSQQQQQQQQYNRKNTFASSENVNNSILCRPAQTSTATTTQHAANGVAGGMSVSGSIQRKSISNLNDSAMYSTTNRTSYSSLHRRGKESAESRMQDYVKTLETGTITNRTVRGQPCPPPTLAGTGLSNSSSTATASSSTSMSAANQKSLRDYHSAMNVTRSSSTKANASSISFGDDKFHGTSSYKVQYIQQHEGRCPAAAHDNLKLSKVTKQHTYYVRDKSRRRS from the exons ATGGGGTTGAATAATCGCGACAAGCAGACGAAGCTGAAAACTCAGAGCCTGCTAGACTCCGAGCGAGCCGGACAGCAAACGGTGACGACGGTTACGGTGGATCATGGTACGGTTGCCATGCCGCTGGAATCGATGGCAACCGTCAGCTCATCGACGGCGAACAGCAGCAGTTCGTTCCAGcagtcgtcatcgtcgtcctcctcgtcgacCTCGAAGGTCCAGTCCAGTGCAGTGGAAAGTACAGTGCAACGCAAGTCCTCCGATGGGCGCGTGATCAGTGAAGTGCGTGAGCAAGGCTCCAAGAAGGATGGGCCAAAGTTCAGCACCGTCAGCAGCATGCGCAGTGAGGCTAACCGGGCCAAACAGATCGATAGCTTCATCGAGGAGATACATCACATCGCGAGTGATACGATCGGCTCGACCGCACTGATCGGTGCCCCGGCCGGTATGGAGCTGCCCGCCGGGACGGTCACACAGAAAACGGTGCTGCTCAGTGGTGGTGAAAGTGCGCGCAAGCAATCGTACGTCAGTGAGAGTGTTGGCGGTGGTCATACCACCCTCCAGTCCAGTGTGTCCGGTGATGCTAGTCAGCAGGTAATATCGACCATCGGGCCGAGCAAGATCGAGATCTCGAAAATGGCCCTTGACAGCAGTGCCGTTTCGAGCAGTAGCACCAGCAAAGTCATGCAAAGTAGCAGCAGTGCCATAACGAagaaagagcagcagcaatcatcatcattgtcaTCTTCATCGCAGAGTGCGATGCGTAGTGAGAAAAATGTGTCCGAATCTAGTGCAATCTCCAGTTCACACAAGTCTGAGTCGAAGCAGAGCAAAAGCTCCCACACgacttcgtcgtcgtcgtcgtcctcgagCACCAGTAAACTGATGTCGAGTGCTCAAAGCAAGGCTCAGTCTGTGTCGGAAACATTCCAGTCGTCCGCACATGGTACGAGCGACAGTGCACAGTCCGGACGACAGACGGATACGCTGTCGATGAACGGTGGTAGACAGTCGCTGTCCACAGTACAGTCATCACACCTGCCGGACCATTCCACGTACGATCAGAAATCATTCCAGCTGGTGGATGGAGATGGCAAGACCCGCCAGCAGCATGACAGCCAGAGCTACTCGATGGCACAGAGTCAAGCGCCGACCACGAAAATCGTGTACGATTCGGCGGGTAATCAGATCACGAGCACTTCCTCCTCGTACCAAGCCGCGCAGGGCTACAGTACCTCCTCGTTCCAGAGCTCCGACGGAGTCGATTTGTCGAAGTCGGCCAAGGACAGTTCCGCTGGAACGGCCAAACTTCGCCAGACGGCGAACAACCAGAATCAAGTGCTGTACGATACAGCGGGCAACCGGATCACGACCACCGGCTCCTCATCGTATCAAGCGGCGCAAGGTTACAGTTCCTCGTCCTTCCAGAGCTCCGAAGCGATGGATTCAAAGTCATCGAATGACTACATGTCCTCTACCAGTACATCCACGAAGCAGAGTCACAATGTGTCCACTTCCAAGGGTATGACGTCCAGCAGCGCAAAGGACTCTATCATCGACTCAACCACACTGGACAACTACTCGGTGCAGTTGCACGATTCGTCCACCGGTCAGCAACACTCCAACAATATGCTCATGAAAACGGAGTCGGCCCACACCGTGGCCAGCCTTTCGTCGGCACACGACGCACTGGCCAGTACGATCCAGAGCACGCAGCTCATTACGGAATCGGCGAGCGAGGCGCAGCAGCGCCAGCAACACTCCGAGTCGACCAAAACGTACGAAACTTCCTCGCACTATGCGCAAATGGACGAGGAAAGCCGTTCCCGGCGCAAGACGTCCGAGTATCGCGAGCAGCGCGAATCGAATGCCGCCATCCTGAAGCGCAAGATCTACGACGAGCACGGGCGGCGGCTGAACTTGATCGATGAGAAAATTGTGCCGAAAGACATCGTGACGGCGGACCTGCAGGACGACGTGACGAACGTGACCAAAACCTCGTTCGAGGCGAAACTGTTCAACCCGAAGCTGAAGCGATGGGAGCTGGTCGACCAGAAGACGATACTGGAGAAGGACATTACCACCGACATACCGGTTGAGATCGTCCAGGAGCTGGAGGTGGAGCGTCCCGAGCTAGCCAACATCACCACGACGATTCAGATGACGAAG GTATACGATGCCAAGACCAAGCAGTGGAAGACGATCGATCAGAAGAAGCACATCGATGTGCTGGAAAAGATCACCTTCCTGGAGGAAAGCTCCGGACGCTCGGAGCTGGACGAGTCGGAGCGAACGAAAAACATGAAATCCATGGACATGGTG GACCGTGTGACAATCAAGGAGGTGAGCGATCTGAGCGATCAGAAACGAAACCAGATCAACAAAACGTCCAAACGCACAGACCAACAAACCATCCAGGAGCAGTGCATCTGCGAAATCTGTACCTGCGG ACGGCATAACTGCTACAACTGTGGAGGAGGTACTGCAACGACACAAACTAAATCCTCAAAATATACTGCCACGAGCAATTCGGAAAATTTTTACCATCAAG aAAATTTCACATCAGAGCTCAGTGCGCAAGCAACGTCGGGAAGACGAGGAACATGGACAATAGAAGATGCAGAAGATCATCTGAATCGAAGGGAATCGTACACGATTGAACATAGCAGCACCGCAAACGAAACATCGGAACGCAGACTCACGTGGACGAAGGACGATTTGGAAAAGGTTGATGTCACGAAGCTTAAAGCTGACTACGTGCGACCAAAACCAATCAAGCATGAAGATAATCTCAAGCCCGAAGGAGCATTTACGGTGCCGGAACGAGCAGGATACACCCCAGGGGAGCGTGTCAAGCCGATAAAACCCGATGACAACCTTCGTCCAGAGGGCGAATTCTCTACTCCAGAGAAGCTTCAGTACAGACCGGCCGAGCGACCAAAGCAGGTTCGACCTGAGGATAACCTCAGACCGGAAGGAGACTTCGAGAAGCCTGAGAAGCCTCAGTACAGACCAGCCGAGCGTCCGAAGCAGATCAAACCTGAGGATAACCTGCGCACTGAGGGAGAGTTCCAGGCTCCTGAGCGTCCAGAGTATCGTCCTGGAGAGCGACCGAAGCCTGTGCGTCACGATGATAATCTTCGTCCCGAGGGAGACTTCGAGCGTCCCGAGAAATCTCCATTCCGACCAGCCGAGCGACCGAAGCAGGTTCGTCCTGAGGACAATCTTCGTCCAGAGGGCGAGTTCTCTACTCCAGAGAAGCATCAGTACAGACCGGCCGAGCGTCCGAAGCAGGTTCGACCTGAGGATAACCTCAGACCGGAAGGAGACTTCGAGAAGCCTGAGAAGCCTCAGTACAGCCCGGCCGAGCGTCCGAAGCAGATCAAACCTGAGGATAACCTGCGCACTGAGGGAGAGTTCCAGGCTCCTGAGCGTCCAGAGTATCGTCCTGGAGAGCGACCGAAGCCTGTGCGTCACGATGATAATCTTCGTCCTGAGGGAGACTTCGAGCGTCCCGAGAAATCTCCATTCCGACCAGCCGAGCGACCGAAGCAGATTCGTCCTGAGGACAATCTTCGTCCAGAGGGCGAGTTCTCTACTCCAGAGAAGCCTCAGTACAGACCGGCCGAGCGTCCGAAGCAGGTTCGACCTGAGGATAACCTCAGACCGGAAGGAGACTTCGAGAAGCCTGAGAAGCCTCAGTACAGACCGGCCGAGCGTCCGAAGCAGATCAAACCTGAGGATAACCTGCGCACTGAGGGAGAGTTCCAGACTCCTGAGCGTCCAGAGTATCGTCCTGGAGAGCGACCGAAGCCCATAAGACCTGATGATAATCTTCGTCCTGAGGGAGACTTCGAGCGTCCCGAGAAATCTCCATTCCGACCAGCCGAGCGACCGAAGCAGGTTCGTCCTGAGGACAATCTTCGTCCAGAGGGCGAGTTCTCTACTCCAGAGAAGCCTCAGTATAGACCGGCCGAGCGTCCGAAACAAGTTCGTCCTCAAGATAACCTCAAGCCCGAAGGTGATTTCGAACGACCTCAGCCTACGATTGTAGGAAAGGCCGAGAGAGCTCAGATTGTTCGTCACGAGGACAATCTGTATATGGAAGGCAACTTCGAACGTACTGAGAAAACGGTTTACATATCTGGCGAGCGACCAAAGCCCATAAGACCTGATGATAATCTTCGTCCCGAGGGAGACTTCGAGCGTCCCGAGAAATCTCCATTCCGACCAGCCGAGCGACCGAAGCAGGTTCGTCCTGAAGACAATCTTCGTCCAGAGGGCGAGTTCTCTACTCCAGAGAAGCCTCAGTACAGACCGGCCGAGCGTCCGAAGCAGGTTCGACCTGAGGATAACCTCAGACCGGAAGGAGACTTCGAGAAGCCTGAGAAGCCTCAGTACAGACCGGCCGAGCGTCCAAAGCAGATCAAACCTGAAGATAACCTGCGTACTGAGGGAGAGTTTCAGGCTCCTGAGCGTCCAGAGTATCGTCCTGGAGAGCGACCAAAGCCCATAAGACCTGATGATAATCTTCGTCCTGAAGGAGACTTCGAGCGTCCCGAGAAATCTCCATTCCGACCAGCCGAGCGACCGAAGCAGGTTCGTCCTGAAGACAATCTTCGTCCAGAGGGCGAGTTCTCTACTCCAGAGAAGCCTCAGTACAGACCGGCCGAGCGTCCGAAGCAGGTTCGACCTGAGGATAACCTCAGACCGGAAGGAGACTTCGAGAAGCCTGAGAAGCCTCAGTACAGACCGGCCGAGCGTCCGAAGCAGATCAAACCTGAGGATAACCTGCGCACTGAGGGAGAGTTTCAGGCTCCTGAGCGTCCAGAGTATCGTCCTGGAGAGCGACCGAAGCCTGTGCGTCACGATGATAATCTTCGTCCCGAGGGAGACTTCGAGCGTCCCGAGAA ATCTCCATTCCGACCAGCCGAGCGACCGAAGCAGGTTCGTCCTGAGGACAATCTTCGTCCAGAGGGCGAGTTTTCTACTCCAGAGAAGCCTCAGTACAGACCGGCCGAGCGTCCGAAGCAGGTTCGACCTGAGGATAACCTCAGACCGGAAGGAGACTTCGAGAAGCCTGAGAAGCCTCAGTACAGACCGGCCGAGCGTCCGAAGCAGATCAAACCTGAGGATAACCTGCGTACTGAGGGAGAGTTCCAGACTCCTGAGCGTCCAGAGTATCGTCCTGGAGAGCGACCGAAGCCCATAAGACCTGATGATAATCTTCGTCCTGAAGGAGACTTCGAGCGTCCCGAGAAATCTCCATTCCGACCAGCCGAGCGACCGAAGCAGGTTCGTCCTGAGGACAATCTTCGTCCAGAGGGCGAGTTCTCTACTCCAGAGAAGCCTCAGTACAGACCGGCCGAGCGTCCGAAGCAGGTTCGACCTGAGGATAACCTCAGACCGGAAGGAGACTTCGAGAAGCCTGAGAAGCCTCAGTACAGACCGGCCGAGCGTCCGAAGCAGATCAAACCTGAGGATAACCTGCGCACTGAGGGAGAGTTCCAGGCTCCTGAGCGTCCAGAGTATCGTCCTGGAGAGCGACCGAAGCCTGTGCGTCACGATGATAATCTTCGTCCCGAGGGAGACTTCGAGCGTCCCGAGAA ATCTCCATTCCGACCAGCCGAGCGACCGAAGCAGGTTCGTC GAGACAATCTTCGTCCAGAGGGCGAGTTCTCTACTCCAGAGAAGCATCAGTACAGACCGGCCGAGCGTCCGAAGCAGGTTCGACCTGAGGATAACCTCAGACCGGAAGGAGACTTCGAGAAGCCTGAGAAGCCTCAGTACAGACCGGCCGAGCGTCCGAAGCAGATCAAACCTGAAGATAACCTGCGCACTGAGGGAGAGTTTCAGGCTCCTGAGCGTCCAGAGTATCGTCCTGGAGAGCGACCGAAGCCTGTGCGTCACGATGATAATCTTCGTCCCGAGGGAGACTTCGAGCGTCCCGAGAAATCTCCATTCCGACCAGCCGAGCGACCGAAGCAGGTTCGTCCTGAGGACAATCTTCGTCCAGAGGGCGAGTTCTCTACTCCAGAGAAGCCTCAGTATAGACCGGCCGAGCGTCCGAAGCAGGTTCGACCTGAGGATAACCTCAGACCGGAAGGAGACTTCGAGAAGCCTGAGAAGCCTCAGTACAGACCGGCCGAGCGTCCGAAGCAGATTCGACCTGAAGATAACCTGCGTACTGAAGGAGAGTTCCAGACTCCTGAGCGTCCAGAGTATCGTCCTGGAGAGCGACCGAAGCCTGTGCGTCACGATGATAATCTTCGTCCCGAGGGAGACTTTGAGCGTCCCGAGAAATCTCCATTCCGACCAGCCGAGCGACCGAAGCAGGTTCGACCGGAAGATAACCTTAAACCAGAGGGAGGTTTTGAAAAACCAGAGAAGCATCAGTACAGACCGGCAGAAAGACCGAAGCAAGTGAAACCTCTGGACAATCTCAGGCCAGAAGGAGACTTCGAACGCCCGAAACCAACACCAGTTGGTAAACCCGATCGTGCCCAGATCGTGAAGCATGAGGATAACTTGCGAGTCGAAGGAAACTTTGAAAGAGTAGAAAAAACAGTATTTGTAGCTGGCGAACGTCCAAAACCGATAAAGCCTGATGATAATCTACGCCCAGAAGGAGATTTTATGACTCCGGAAAAACAACAGTTCCGTCCGGCCGAGCGTCCGAAACAGATCAAACCTCAGGACAATCTGCGCCCCGAAGGAGACTTCGAACGTCCACAAAAGTCCCCGATCGGCCCTGGTGAACGTCCCAAACCGATCAGACACGATGACAATCTACGACCGGAGGGATCATTCGAAAGACCAGAAAAGGCTACGTTCAAACCAGCGGAACGGCCCAAACAAATACGTCCGGAGGATAATTTGCGTACCGAGGGTGAGTTTGAGAAGCCCGAAAAGCCACAGTTCCGGCCGGCCGAGCGACCGAAGCAGGTGAAACCGCAGGATAATCTGCAAATCGAGGGCGACTACAACACGTTCAAGGAGTACACGGAACAGAAGCAGCGCAAGGAAGCCATACTAAAGGAGGTGCATGAACCGGGCATCGCCGACGGTGCGGTACTGGTGACCACGCAAACGGTCACCACCATCCTAAAGGGAGAGAAGAAGCAGCCCACCGGCAGACAGGTCACTAGCAGCGAGGTGCACGATCACGCCACCCGCTCCGAGTCAGAGTCATTCACGCACAGCCACagccagcatcagcagcaacaccataCCAGTGAGCAGGTCTCTAGTTCTACTGCCATCAATCGAGCGCAGCGCATTGAAGCTAGCACCAACGAACGCGATCAAACAACCTCGCAACGATCCGCGACGAAACATTCGCAATCGATTCATGACGTTTCGGGCCGAAATGTTGCCGAATCGATTACCAATCACAGCCAGCATCACGTGGTTAATGGCAAAACGGTTGTCGGCGGAATGACGGAGCACCAGAGCCATAGCAGCCACAGCCTGCAGTCTTCGTCCTCCAGCTCGAAGGTGCATCAGACAAGCTCCTCCACCATGCAGCAACATTCATCAGCCatcaagagcagcagcagcagcagcagcagcaatactCATCAACACCAGGACTCTCTTCATCAGCTACGGCACGGAGAGACACGTCACACGCGCACAAACGGTACGATCGTAACAGGCGATGATGGAGGCCCAATGCCGGGAGGAGTTCAGCATCACACGCGCGAACAAGTGACCGGGTCACAGGTTTCTTCCTCCAGCAGCAAGGTCGTAATTGATGGAAAGGTCGTAACGGACAAGTCCGCATCGTCGAAGCTCGCGTCCGAAAAGCTTGCAATCGACGGGGTCGTCGTAACGGATAAAAGCTTCGTCGAACGCCAGAAGACAGGGTTCGATGGTATGGAAAGCATCTCTAACGTACAGACCACGGGACAGAGTGTACATGGGGCAACAAGCAGCAACCTTCAGGACACGACCACCGCTTCCATGGGCAGCCATTCGTCTACAAAGACGCAGTCTCAAACACGCTCGACGAACAATATCATTCACGCCGAATCATCCACCAACGGACACCCAGTCGGGCGACGTAACGGTTCACTGACCACCTCAAGCCAGGCCGGATCCGGCCAGATGGCAGAAACACAGGTGAAGAAACTGATCGGTGGAAAATGGGTCACCAAGACGATCAAAACGGAAAGCAAGTCATTCGCTCAGGATCAACATCAACATGGAGCAGTGCACGGCGATAGTAAGATGGTGCATTCGGATCACGTGGCACGTCAGCAGCATCAGACGCAGAGTGCCGGTACGGAAATGCACTCTCACTCCATGTCCACCTCCAGCTCGTCGGTTAGCAAATCTCAATCGAGCAGTACGATCGTGAGCGATAAGACCGTACAACGGGGAGTGCGTGAAACGACCGTGTCTGCCGGTTCGCCTTCGGGTCGCCCTGCAGCAGGAGCACGTGGAGGCTCTAGCATTGTGTTGGGTGAGTCCACCATTGATAGTAGCTCTTCCAAGCGACAGCAGacaagcaccaccaccaagctGATCGGAGGAAAGCTCGTCCACGTGACAAACGCCAGCGACAGCAATAACAACAGTTCCGCCGGCAAAGCGTCTGCCCAGAACGCATCGAACGCTCACCACTCTTCGCTGCAGGAGCAGCTGTCCTCCCAGACCGCGTCCTCCACATCCACAGCCTCGAACGTGATGAAGTCGAGCCGAACGAGTGAATCAAGCACCACCCGCAACACGAGCACGATCGGACAGCAGTCCTCCacgtcacagcagcagcagcagcagcagcagtacaatCGGAAGAACACCTTCGCGTCGTCAGAGAACGTGAACAACTCGATCCTCTGCCGACCGGCGCAAACGTCCACCGCCACCACAACGCAGCACGCCGCCAATGGGGTGGCCGGTGGCATGAGCGTATCCGGCTCGATCCAGCGCAAGAGCATCTCGAACCTGAACGACAGCGCCATGTACTCGACGACGAACCGCACCAGCTACAGCTCGCTGCACCGCCGCGGCAAGGAATCGGCCGAATCGAGAATGCAGGACTACGTGAAGACGCTCGAAACGGGAACCATCACCAACCGGACGGTGCGTGGCCAACCGTGTCCACCACCGACGCTGGCCGGTACGGGGCTATCGAACAGCAGTAGCACCGCGACCGCGAGCTCCTCCACCAGTATGTCGGCGGCGAATCAGAAATCGCTGCGCGACTACCACTCCGCCATGAACGTCACGCGCAGCTCGTCGACCAAAGCGAACGCGTCCAGCATCTCGTTCGGGGACGACAAGTTCCACGGCACCAGCTCGTACAAGGTGCAGTACATCCAGCAGCACGAAGGGCGCTGCCCGGCCGCAGCACACGACAACCTGAAGCTGTCGAAGGTCACCAAACAGCACACGTACTATGTGCGGGACAAAAGTAGGCGGAGATCGTAA